From Mus pahari chromosome 20, PAHARI_EIJ_v1.1, whole genome shotgun sequence, the proteins below share one genomic window:
- the Pdf gene encoding peptide deformylase, mitochondrial, which translates to MLLLGRLPRPAWGPRSGAQSCSSLAALEGPARTRSYWRYLRRLVWGAPQPPYARVCQVGDPVLRVVAAPVEPEQLAGPELQRLVGRLVQVMRRRGCVGLSAPQLGVPLQVLALEFPDALLRAFSPRLRELRQMEPFPLRVLVNPSLRVLDSRLVTFPEGCESVAGFLACVPRFQAVQISGLDPKGEPVVWSASGWTARIIQHEMDHLQGCLFIDKMDSGTFTNLHWMEVND; encoded by the exons ATGTTGCTGCTGGGCAGGCTGCCGCGGCCGGCGTGGGGTCCGCGGAGCGGGGCGCAGAGCTGCAGCTCCTTGGCCGCCTTGGAGGGCCCCGCGCGCACGCGCTCCTACTGGCGGTACCTCAGGCGCCTTGTGTGGGGCGCGCCGCAGCCGCCGTACGCGCGCGTGTGCCAGGTCGGGGACCCGGTGCTGCGCGTCGTGGCGGCCCCGGTGGAGCCCGAGCAGCTAGCGGGGCCGGAGCTGCAGCGGCTGGTGGGGCGGCTGGTGCAGGTAATGCGACGGCGCGGCTGTGTGGGCCTCAGTGCACCGCAGCTCGGGGTGCCGCTGCAAGTGCTGGCGCTCGAGTTCCCGGACGCGCTCCTCCGTGCCTTCTCACCGCGCCTGCGCGAGCTGCGTCAGATGGAACCCTTCCCACTTCGGGTGCTGGTGAACCCCAGCCTGAGGGTGTTGGACAGCCGCTTGGTCACCTTCCCCGAGGGCTGCGAGAGTGTCGCTGGCTTTCTGGCGTGTGTGCCTCGCTTCCAAGCCGTGCAGATCTCAG GACTGGACCCAAAAGGAGAGCCAGTGGTATGGTCGGCAAGTGGTTGGACAGCTCGAATCATCCAGCATGAGATGGATCACTTGCAGGGCTGCTTGTTCATCGACAAAATGGACAGTGGGACATTTACCAATCTCCACTGGATGGAGGTGAATGACTAA
- the Vps4a gene encoding vacuolar protein sorting-associated protein 4A, translating into MTTSTLQKAIDLVTKATEEDKAKNYEEALRLYQHAVEYFLHAIKYEAHSDKAKESIRAKCMQYLDRAEKLKDYLRNKEKHGKKPVKENQSEGKGSDSDSEGDNPEKKKLQEQLMGAVVMEKPNIRWNDVAGLEGAKEALKEAVILPIKFPHLFTGKRTPWRGILLFGPPGTGKSYLAKAVATEANNSTFFSVSSSDLMSKWLGESEKLVKNLFELARQHKPSIIFIDEVDSLCGSRNENESEAARRIKTEFLVQMQGVGNNNDGTLVLGATNIPWVLDSAIRRRFEKRIYIPLPEEAARAQMFRLHLGSTPHNLTDANIHELARKTEGYSGADISIIVRDSLMQPVRKVQSATHFKKVCGPSRTNPNVMIDDLLTPCSPGDPGATEMTWMDVPGDKLLEPVVCMSDMLRSLATTRPTVNADDLLKVKKFSEDFGQES; encoded by the exons ATGACAACGTCAACCCTCCAG AAAGCCATCGATCTGGTGACAAAAGCCACAGAAGAGGACAAAGCCAAGAACTACGAGGAGGCACTCCGTCTCTACCAGCATGCTGTGGAGTATTTCCTCCACGCCATCAAAT ATGAAGCACACAGTGACAAGGCCAAGGAGAGCATTCGAGCAAAGTGCATGCAGTACCTAGACAGAGCTGAGAAGTTGAAGGACTATTTACGAAACAAAGAGAAACATGGCAAGAAGCCAGTCAAAGAGAACCAGAGTGAAGGCAAGGG tAGTGACAGTGACAGCGAAGGGGATAacccagagaaaaagaaattacaagaaCAATTGATGG GTGCTGTTGTGATGGAAAAGCCTAACATACGGTGGAATGATGTAGCTGGGCTGGAGGGGGCTAAAGAGGCTCTCAAAGAAGCTGTGATTTTGCCAATTAAATTCCCACACTTATTCACAG GCAAACGCACTCCTTGGCGGGGTATACTGCTCTTTGGGCCCCCAGGCACAGGCAAGTCCTACCTGGCCAAAGCCGTAGCAACAGAAGCCAACAACTCCAccttcttctctgtgtcctcCTCGGATCTGATGTCTAAGTGGTTGGGGGAAAGTGAGAA GCTAGTCAAGAACCTGTTTGAGCTGGCCAGGCAGCATAAGCCTTCGATCATCTTCATTGATGAGGTGGATTCCCTCTGTGGGTCAcggaatgaaaatgaaagtgaagCTGCCCGCAGGATCAAAACAGAGTTCTTGGTCCAGATGCAAG GAGTGGGGAATAATAATGATGGGACTCTTGTTCTTGGTGCCACAAACATCCCCTGGGTGTTGGACTCAGCCATCAGGAGGAG GTTTGAAAAGCGAATTTATATCCCATTGCCAGAGGAAGCAGCCCGTGCCCAGATGTTTCGGTTACATCTGGGAAGCACACCCCACAACCTCACAGATGCTAACATTCACGAGCTGGCCCGCAAGACAGAAGGCTACTCAGGAGCAGATATCAGCATCATTGTGCGGGACTCCCTCATGCAGCCAGTCAGAAAAGTACAGTCAGCAACACACTTCAAGAAG GTTTGTGGCCCTTCTCGAACCAACCCTAATGTGATGATTGATGATCTTCTGACCCCGTGTTCTCCAGGAGACCCAGGGGCCACAGAGATGACTTGGATGGATGTCCCTGGTGATAAACTCTTAGAGCCTGTGGTTTGCATG TCGGACATGCTCCGGTCTTTGGCCACTACCCGGCCCACAGTGAATGCAGATGACCTCCTGAAAGTAAAGAAATTCTCTGAGGACTTTGGGCAGGAGAGCTAA